From Streptomyces sp. GSL17-111, one genomic window encodes:
- a CDS encoding DUF3180 domain-containing protein, producing MKQLRLRTLVGVFLASGVPAWAGARLWHNLGSLPAVPVLAPVVLGGIAAVLLATALSLRSRLKAQRERRPGARGVEPMMAARAVLFGQASALVGALAAGVYGGTGLFLLTSDLFQVDPRRDQALYAGLSVVTAAGVVAVALWLQHICRLPEDEDPTSTATVS from the coding sequence GTGAAGCAGCTTCGTCTCCGCACCCTCGTCGGCGTCTTCCTGGCGAGCGGGGTGCCGGCCTGGGCCGGTGCGCGCCTGTGGCACAACCTGGGCTCGCTGCCCGCCGTCCCGGTACTGGCCCCGGTCGTCCTCGGCGGCATCGCGGCCGTGCTGCTGGCCACGGCCCTCTCGCTGCGGTCCCGGCTGAAGGCCCAGCGCGAACGGCGGCCCGGCGCCCGGGGTGTGGAGCCGATGATGGCGGCCCGCGCCGTGCTCTTCGGCCAGGCGAGCGCCCTCGTCGGCGCGCTCGCCGCCGGGGTCTACGGCGGCACGGGGCTCTTCCTGCTGACCTCCGACCTCTTCCAGGTCGACCCGCGCCGGGACCAGGCCCTGTACGCCGGACTCTCCGTCGTCACCGCCGCCGGGGTCGTCGCCGTCGCGCTGTGGCTCCAGCACATCTGCCGCCTGCCGGAGGACGAGGACCCGACCTCCACCGCGACCGTTTCCTGA
- a CDS encoding methylated-DNA--[protein]-cysteine S-methyltransferase, translating to MNTYAHRTHTVLDSPVGPLTLVAEDGVLCGVYMEDQRHRPARASFGVPDPSGFSRAVEQLEEYFAGGRTAFSLPLALHGTPFQRTVWAALTEIPYGETVSYGELARRIGRPGASRAVGLANGRNPVGIIVPCHRVVGSSGGLTGYGGGLERKRHLLDHELRTALVRAGQPEADDSSGRTSRADRPGTDRCSATVSSAGCSTASR from the coding sequence GTGAACACCTACGCGCACCGCACCCACACCGTCCTGGACAGCCCCGTCGGCCCGCTGACCCTGGTGGCCGAGGACGGCGTCCTGTGCGGGGTCTACATGGAGGACCAGCGGCACCGCCCGGCGCGGGCGAGCTTCGGCGTGCCCGACCCCTCGGGCTTCTCCCGGGCCGTCGAGCAGCTGGAGGAGTACTTCGCGGGCGGCCGGACGGCGTTCTCCCTGCCGCTCGCCCTGCACGGCACCCCGTTCCAGCGGACCGTCTGGGCGGCGCTGACCGAGATCCCCTACGGCGAGACGGTCTCCTACGGGGAGCTGGCGCGCCGCATCGGCCGCCCCGGCGCCTCCCGGGCCGTCGGCCTGGCCAACGGCCGGAACCCGGTCGGCATCATCGTGCCCTGCCACCGCGTCGTCGGCTCGTCCGGCGGTCTCACCGGCTACGGCGGCGGTCTGGAGCGCAAGCGCCACCTCCTCGACCACGAGCTCCGCACCGCCCTCGTCCGAGCCGGTCAGCCGGAGGCGGACGACAGCAGCGGGCGTACGTCCCGCGCCGACCGGCCGGGGACGGACAGGTGCTCGGCCACGGTGTCCTCGGCCGGCTGCTCCACGGCGTCCCGGTAG
- a CDS encoding ABC transporter ATP-binding protein, producing the protein MIRFERVTKRYPDGTTAVDDLSLDVAEGELVTLVGPSGCGKTTTMKMVNRLVEPTSGRVLLNGEDVAASDPVRLRRRIGYVIQQVGLFPHRTVLDNTATVPALLGASRTAARRRAAELLDLVGLDPAVHGGRYPDQLSGGQRQRVGVARALAADPPVLLMDEPFGAVDPVVREHLQNEFLRLQSEVRKTVLFVTHDIEEAVRLGDRIAVYGAGRVEQLDSPARILGAPATPYVAEFVGADRGLKRLSVTPIEPADLEQPPVVHLDDRLDRAAARLRADDARWAVVLDDRDALHGWVAAEALADAADGTATVRAHARRMDAWLPLGASLKQAFATMLQYDAGWVAVLDGERFAGVLTPSRLHEALRRSVATGDGDRPRDTVTLDSVHP; encoded by the coding sequence ATGATCCGATTCGAACGGGTGACCAAGCGGTACCCGGACGGCACGACCGCCGTGGACGACCTGTCCCTCGACGTGGCCGAGGGCGAGCTCGTCACCCTCGTCGGCCCGTCCGGGTGCGGCAAGACCACGACGATGAAGATGGTCAACCGCCTCGTCGAGCCCACCTCCGGACGCGTCCTGCTGAACGGCGAGGACGTCGCCGCGTCCGACCCGGTGCGACTGCGGCGGCGCATCGGCTACGTGATCCAGCAGGTCGGCCTCTTCCCGCACCGAACCGTCCTGGACAACACCGCGACGGTGCCCGCGCTGCTCGGTGCGTCCAGGACGGCCGCCCGGCGCCGGGCGGCCGAGCTCCTCGACCTCGTCGGCCTCGACCCGGCCGTGCACGGCGGGCGCTACCCCGACCAGCTCTCCGGCGGGCAGCGGCAACGCGTCGGCGTCGCCCGCGCGCTGGCCGCCGACCCGCCCGTGCTGCTGATGGACGAGCCGTTCGGGGCCGTGGACCCGGTGGTGCGCGAGCACCTCCAGAACGAGTTCCTCCGGCTGCAGTCGGAGGTGCGCAAGACGGTGCTCTTCGTCACCCACGACATCGAGGAGGCCGTCCGGCTGGGCGACCGCATCGCCGTCTACGGCGCGGGCCGCGTCGAGCAACTGGACTCCCCCGCCCGCATCCTCGGCGCGCCCGCCACGCCCTACGTCGCGGAGTTCGTCGGCGCCGACCGGGGGCTGAAGCGGCTCTCCGTCACGCCCATCGAACCCGCCGACCTGGAGCAGCCCCCCGTCGTCCACCTCGACGACCGGCTCGACCGGGCCGCCGCCCGGCTGCGCGCCGACGACGCCCGCTGGGCCGTCGTCCTCGACGACCGGGACGCGCTGCACGGCTGGGTCGCTGCCGAGGCCCTGGCGGACGCGGCGGACGGCACCGCGACCGTGCGCGCCCACGCCCGCCGCATGGACGCGTGGCTGCCGCTCGGGGCCTCGCTCAAGCAGGCGTTCGCGACCATGCTGCAGTACGACGCCGGCTGGGTCGCCGTCCTGGACGGCGAGCGGTTCGCCGGGGTGCTCACCCCGTCCCGGCTGCACGAGGCGCTGCGCCGCTCCGTGGCCACCGGGGACGGCGACCGGCCCCGGGACACCGTCACGCTGGACAGCGTCCACCCATGA
- a CDS encoding ABC transporter permease — MTTGTESCLSTNDWICAEYVRTRGPELTDATVQHIWITLTSVGVALLVAFPLALVARRWRAAAGPVLGLTTVLYTVPSLAMFALLLPVLGLSPAVVVTGLVLYSLTLLVRNILAGLASVPEETREAARGMGYGPARMLVGVELPLALPGVLAGVRIATVSTVSLTTVGSIVGYGGLGNLIYSGMDSFFKAEVLTASVLCVVLAVLFDVALLGLQRLLTPWARAGRAARRRAFPGGLLPRRLGKAA, encoded by the coding sequence ATGACGACCGGGACGGAAAGCTGTCTGTCCACCAATGACTGGATCTGTGCGGAATACGTCCGTACGCGCGGTCCGGAGTTGACCGACGCGACGGTCCAGCACATCTGGATCACCCTCACCTCGGTCGGCGTCGCGCTGCTCGTCGCCTTCCCGCTGGCGCTCGTGGCCCGGCGCTGGCGTGCGGCGGCCGGGCCGGTGCTGGGGCTGACGACCGTCCTCTACACCGTGCCCTCGCTGGCGATGTTCGCCCTGCTCCTGCCCGTCCTGGGGCTCTCACCGGCCGTCGTCGTCACCGGGCTCGTGCTCTACTCGCTCACCCTGCTGGTCCGCAACATCCTGGCCGGGCTCGCCTCCGTGCCCGAGGAGACGCGGGAGGCGGCGCGCGGCATGGGGTACGGGCCGGCGCGGATGCTCGTCGGCGTCGAACTGCCGCTCGCCCTGCCCGGCGTGCTGGCCGGAGTGCGGATCGCCACCGTCTCGACGGTGTCCCTGACGACCGTCGGCTCCATCGTGGGCTACGGCGGTCTCGGCAACCTCATCTACAGCGGCATGGACAGCTTCTTCAAGGCGGAGGTGCTGACGGCGTCCGTGCTGTGCGTCGTGCTCGCCGTCCTCTTCGACGTCGCCCTGCTCGGCCTGCAACGGCTGCTGACGCCCTGGGCGCGCGCCGGACGGGCCGCGCGCCGCCGGGCGTTCCCGGGCGGCCTGCTGCCGCGTCGGCTCGGAAAGGCGGCCTGA
- a CDS encoding ABC transporter permease, producing MGVVTDTWDWLTDGANWSGPGGVWERLGEHLFLTGVCLGLACAIALPVALWLGHVGRGGALAVNLSNVGRAVPTFAVLVLLGLTPLGGHGAWPTVIALVLFAVPPLLTNAYVGMREADRGVVEASRGMGMSGGQLLWRTELPLAYPLIMTGVRSAAVQVVATATLAALPGGGGLGRIITAGFRTYDTPQVVAGAVLVAALALAVEGVLVLADRLLDPMRGRARAARATSAPAPLRADQATP from the coding sequence ATGGGCGTGGTGACCGACACCTGGGACTGGCTGACGGACGGAGCCAACTGGAGCGGCCCGGGAGGCGTCTGGGAGCGGCTCGGGGAGCACCTGTTCCTCACCGGCGTCTGCCTGGGCCTGGCCTGCGCCATCGCCCTGCCCGTCGCGCTGTGGCTGGGCCACGTCGGGCGGGGCGGCGCGCTCGCCGTCAACCTCTCCAACGTCGGCCGCGCCGTCCCGACGTTCGCCGTGCTGGTCCTGCTCGGCCTCACCCCGCTCGGCGGGCACGGCGCGTGGCCCACCGTCATCGCCCTCGTCCTGTTCGCCGTGCCGCCGCTGCTGACCAACGCCTACGTCGGGATGCGGGAGGCCGACCGGGGCGTGGTCGAGGCCTCGCGGGGCATGGGCATGTCCGGCGGGCAGCTGCTGTGGCGCACCGAACTCCCGCTCGCCTACCCGCTGATCATGACCGGCGTCCGCTCGGCCGCCGTGCAGGTCGTGGCGACCGCGACGCTGGCCGCGCTCCCGGGCGGGGGCGGACTCGGCCGCATCATCACCGCCGGTTTCCGCACGTACGACACGCCGCAGGTCGTGGCGGGCGCGGTGCTCGTCGCCGCGCTCGCGCTCGCGGTGGAGGGTGTCCTCGTCCTCGCCGACCGCCTCCTCGACCCGATGCGCGGCCGGGCCCGGGCCGCCCGCGCCACGAGCGCGCCGGCACCGCTCAGGGCCGACCAGGCCACGCCGTGA
- a CDS encoding ABC transporter substrate-binding protein, with the protein MRTSRTPRRPRGTAVLAAAALAAALTACGGESLEEESGDGGDGGGKGSLVIGSAGFTESKIMAELYAQVLAEAGYDTSVQQLANRELYEPALEKGDIDVVPEYAATLAEFLNAKVNGAAEAAENPVASNDVAATLAALEELADQRGLTVLEAGDAVDQNAFAVSADFAEENGLSTLTDVGEQGLGIRLAAGDECPERPFCQPGLEQTYGIDVTALDPKGVGTVPAKQSVADGENDMVLTTTTDATLEQFGLVLLEDDQGLQNADNVVPVVNTEDAGGQDVADALNSLTEVLTTEDLTELNRKVDAERQKPADVARAYLESENLR; encoded by the coding sequence GTGAGAACCTCCCGCACCCCACGACGTCCGCGCGGCACCGCCGTCCTCGCCGCCGCCGCGCTCGCCGCCGCCCTGACGGCCTGTGGCGGCGAGAGCCTGGAGGAGGAGAGCGGCGACGGCGGTGACGGCGGCGGCAAGGGCAGCCTCGTCATCGGGTCGGCCGGGTTCACCGAGTCGAAGATCATGGCCGAGCTCTACGCCCAGGTCCTGGCCGAGGCCGGGTACGACACCAGCGTCCAGCAGCTCGCCAACCGCGAGCTGTACGAACCGGCCCTGGAGAAGGGCGACATCGACGTCGTCCCCGAGTACGCCGCGACGTTGGCCGAGTTCCTGAACGCGAAGGTGAACGGCGCCGCGGAGGCGGCCGAGAACCCGGTCGCGAGCAACGACGTGGCGGCCACCCTGGCGGCCCTGGAGGAGCTGGCGGACCAGCGGGGGCTGACCGTGCTGGAAGCGGGCGACGCCGTCGACCAGAACGCCTTCGCCGTGAGCGCCGACTTCGCGGAGGAGAACGGACTCAGCACGCTCACCGACGTCGGCGAGCAGGGGCTGGGGATCCGCCTCGCCGCCGGTGACGAGTGCCCCGAACGGCCCTTCTGCCAGCCGGGTCTGGAGCAGACCTACGGCATCGACGTCACCGCGCTCGACCCCAAGGGCGTCGGCACCGTACCGGCCAAGCAGTCGGTGGCCGACGGCGAGAACGACATGGTCCTCACCACGACGACCGACGCGACGCTGGAGCAGTTCGGCCTCGTCCTCCTGGAGGACGACCAGGGCCTGCAGAACGCCGACAACGTCGTCCCGGTCGTCAACACCGAGGACGCGGGGGGTCAGGACGTCGCGGACGCGCTCAACTCCCTGACCGAGGTGCTGACGACGGAGGACCTCACCGAGCTGAACCGCAAGGTCGACGCCGAGCGCCAGAAGCCCGCAGACGTCGCCCGCGCCTACCTGGAGTCCGAAAACCTCCGGTAG
- a CDS encoding NADH-quinone oxidoreductase subunit D — MTETTVGIGGAAESTDMVLNIGPQHPSTHGVLRLRLVLDGERISAAEPVVGYMHRGAEKLFEARDYRQIIVLANRHDWLSAFSNELGVVLAVERMLGMEVPERAVWLRTLLAELNRVLNHLMFLGSYPLELGGITPIFHAFREREDLQHVMEELSGGRMHYMFNRVGGLKEDLPAGWTDRARAAVGALRSRMGVYDDLVLGNEIFRARTEGVGVLSPAAVHGYGVSGPIARASGVDFDLRRDEPYLAYGELRDVLHVVTRDGGDCLARFEVLLAQTHNALELADACLDRLAELPPGPVNQRLPKVLKAPEGATYAWTENPLGLNGYYLVSKGEKTPYRLKLRSASFNNIQALTELLPGTLVADMVAILGSFFFVVGDIDK; from the coding sequence ATGACGGAGACGACAGTCGGCATCGGAGGCGCGGCCGAGAGCACCGACATGGTGCTGAACATCGGCCCCCAGCACCCGTCCACCCACGGCGTCCTGCGGCTGCGCCTGGTGCTGGACGGCGAGCGGATCAGCGCCGCCGAGCCCGTCGTCGGCTACATGCACCGGGGGGCCGAGAAGCTCTTCGAGGCGCGCGACTACCGGCAGATCATCGTCCTGGCCAACCGGCACGACTGGCTCTCGGCCTTCTCCAACGAGCTGGGCGTCGTCCTCGCCGTCGAACGGATGCTCGGCATGGAGGTGCCCGAGCGGGCCGTGTGGCTGCGGACGCTCCTGGCCGAGCTCAACCGCGTGCTCAACCACCTCATGTTCCTCGGCTCCTACCCGCTGGAGCTGGGCGGCATCACCCCGATCTTCCACGCCTTCCGGGAGCGGGAGGACCTCCAGCACGTGATGGAGGAGCTGTCGGGCGGGCGGATGCACTACATGTTCAACCGCGTCGGCGGCCTCAAGGAGGACCTCCCGGCGGGCTGGACGGACCGGGCCCGCGCCGCCGTCGGCGCGCTGCGCTCCCGCATGGGCGTCTACGACGACCTGGTGCTCGGCAACGAGATCTTCCGCGCGCGCACCGAGGGCGTCGGTGTGCTGAGCCCCGCGGCGGTGCACGGCTACGGGGTGAGCGGGCCCATCGCCCGCGCGTCCGGCGTCGACTTCGACCTGCGCCGCGACGAGCCCTACCTCGCCTACGGGGAGCTGCGGGACGTCCTGCACGTGGTCACCCGGGACGGCGGGGACTGCCTGGCTCGCTTCGAGGTGCTGCTCGCCCAGACGCACAACGCGTTGGAACTGGCCGACGCCTGCCTGGACCGGCTGGCCGAGCTGCCCCCCGGCCCCGTCAACCAGCGGCTGCCGAAGGTGCTGAAGGCCCCCGAGGGCGCGACGTACGCGTGGACGGAGAACCCGCTCGGGCTGAACGGCTACTACCTGGTCTCCAAGGGCGAGAAGACGCCCTACCGGCTGAAGCTGCGCTCGGCGTCGTTCAACAACATCCAGGCCCTCACCGAGCTGCTGCCCGGCACGCTGGTCGCCGACATGGTCGCGATCCTCGGGTCGTTCTTCTTCGTCGTCGGCGACATCGACAAGTAG
- a CDS encoding PH domain-containing protein has translation MQEQAQHGPAGEPPEPGAPVPENAPDEAPRPTSAGGAAPNAPASPPTTGPFEPEEPEKPEWRGVERALLSMRRMVLLTTMGVLTLATALPLALPLGPAWALFALPWPAVAAWGWYALGRNWRSWRYAERADDLLISRGVLWRETTVVPYGRMQLVEVTSGPVERRYGLARLQLHTAAATTDAAVPGLVPAEAERLRDRLTELGEARSAGL, from the coding sequence ATGCAGGAGCAGGCGCAGCACGGGCCGGCGGGGGAGCCCCCCGAGCCGGGGGCACCCGTACCGGAGAACGCACCGGACGAAGCACCCCGTCCCACCTCGGCGGGAGGCGCGGCACCGAACGCCCCGGCGTCGCCGCCGACGACCGGGCCCTTCGAGCCCGAGGAGCCCGAGAAGCCGGAGTGGCGCGGCGTCGAGCGGGCGCTGCTGAGCATGCGGCGCATGGTGCTGCTGACGACCATGGGCGTGCTGACGCTCGCCACCGCCCTGCCGCTGGCCCTGCCGCTCGGCCCGGCCTGGGCCCTGTTCGCGCTGCCGTGGCCCGCCGTCGCCGCCTGGGGCTGGTACGCGCTGGGCCGCAACTGGCGGTCCTGGCGGTACGCGGAGCGCGCCGACGACCTGCTGATCAGCCGGGGCGTGCTGTGGCGGGAGACGACGGTGGTGCCCTACGGGCGGATGCAGCTCGTCGAGGTCACCTCCGGGCCGGTGGAGCGCCGGTACGGGCTGGCCCGTCTCCAGCTGCACACCGCCGCCGCCACGACGGACGCGGCCGTCCCCGGGCTGGTGCCCGCCGAGGCGGAGCGGCTGCGGGACCGCCTCACCGAGCTGGGCGAGGCCCGTTCGGCGGGCCTGTGA
- a CDS encoding PH domain-containing protein → MSTEREPDGPSEKPGTSGKPGTSGKDVAPQEGRRLHPITPWRRAWAPIAALVVFSVQDYQRTREWVEALTLGWLALAFAVVVPVAAGYGFVSWWVTHYAVTDTELRIRTGVLFRRVAHIRLDRIQAVDVSRPLLARVAGVAKLKLDVVGANEKDELAFLGEADAVALRAELLARAAGIAPEAAPEAGEAPERVLVRVPPGMLTVALLLMGSGWGFLAALVIVPGFLWWTSGSPAAALAAAVPMVGGAWVATVGRYLSEYDWKVAESPDGVRLDHGLLNREHATVPPGRVQAVRISEPLLWRRRGWVRVELAVAGNDGDTLLLPVAERAVAAHVLATVLPGVDVAEAVAAARPVARRARFAVPVWWHGYAHGVTDAVFVTRHGRLRRVLELVPHAKVQSVRRTQGPWERRLGLADVHVDHGANGSVVARLRDAEEATAVVAAQAERSRTGRRTARPERWLT, encoded by the coding sequence GTGAGTACCGAGCGGGAGCCGGACGGGCCGTCGGAGAAGCCAGGAACGTCGGGGAAGCCGGGCACGTCGGGGAAGGACGTCGCGCCGCAGGAGGGGCGGCGGCTGCACCCCATCACGCCGTGGCGCCGGGCGTGGGCGCCCATCGCGGCGCTCGTCGTCTTCTCCGTGCAGGACTACCAGCGCACCCGGGAGTGGGTGGAGGCGCTGACGCTCGGGTGGCTGGCGCTGGCCTTCGCCGTCGTGGTGCCGGTGGCGGCCGGGTACGGCTTCGTCTCGTGGTGGGTGACGCACTACGCGGTGACGGACACCGAGCTGCGCATCCGCACCGGGGTCCTCTTCCGCCGCGTCGCCCACATCCGGCTGGACCGCATCCAGGCCGTGGACGTCTCCCGGCCGCTGCTGGCCCGCGTCGCGGGCGTGGCCAAGCTGAAGCTGGACGTCGTCGGGGCGAACGAGAAGGACGAGCTGGCGTTCCTCGGCGAGGCCGACGCCGTCGCCCTGCGGGCCGAGCTGCTGGCCCGCGCCGCCGGGATCGCCCCCGAGGCGGCGCCCGAGGCGGGCGAGGCGCCGGAGCGGGTGCTGGTGCGGGTACCGCCGGGCATGCTCACCGTCGCGCTGCTGCTCATGGGCAGCGGCTGGGGGTTCCTGGCGGCCCTGGTCATCGTCCCCGGCTTCCTGTGGTGGACGAGCGGCAGCCCGGCCGCGGCCCTCGCGGCGGCGGTGCCGATGGTGGGCGGCGCGTGGGTGGCGACCGTGGGCCGCTACCTGTCCGAGTACGACTGGAAGGTCGCCGAGTCCCCGGACGGCGTCCGCCTCGACCACGGGCTGCTGAACCGGGAGCACGCCACCGTGCCGCCGGGCCGGGTGCAGGCCGTGCGGATCTCGGAGCCGCTGCTGTGGCGGCGGCGCGGTTGGGTGCGCGTCGAGCTGGCCGTCGCGGGCAACGACGGCGACACGCTGCTGCTGCCCGTGGCGGAGCGGGCGGTGGCCGCCCACGTGCTGGCCACGGTGCTGCCGGGTGTGGACGTGGCCGAGGCGGTGGCGGCGGCCCGGCCCGTGGCGCGCCGGGCGCGGTTCGCGGTGCCGGTGTGGTGGCACGGCTACGCGCACGGGGTCACCGACGCCGTCTTCGTCACCCGCCACGGACGGCTGCGGCGCGTGCTGGAACTGGTGCCGCACGCGAAGGTGCAGAGCGTGCGGCGCACGCAGGGCCCGTGGGAGCGGCGGCTCGGCCTGGCGGACGTCCACGTGGACCACGGTGCGAACGGCTCGGTGGTGGCGCGCCTGCGGGACGCCGAGGAGGCCACGGCCGTCGTCGCCGCTCAGGCGGAACGTTCCCGTACCGGACGCCGCACCGCCCGGCCGGAGCGCTGGCTGACCTGA
- a CDS encoding SAM-dependent methyltransferase, with protein MSGASDADAGFTGWRDAAERALYGPDGFFVREAPGAHFRTSVHASPQYAAAVAELLLRVDAELGGPPELALVDVGAGRGELLTGVLAALPPGVADRVRPVAVERAARPAELDARVEWRSGLPEGRLTGLVFANEWLDNVPCEVVEADGEGRWRLVEVRADGVERLGPPVAGADARWLARWWPGPSEPGHRAEAGGPRDAAWRAAVGVLERGLAVAVDYGHLRADRPPFGTLTGYREGRPVLPVPDGSCDLTAHVALDACAGPRAALLPQRTALTRLGVRGDRPPLASATTDPAGYVRALVRAGEAAELLDPAGLGGHLWLVEPVGTGDVLR; from the coding sequence ATGAGCGGCGCGAGCGATGCGGACGCGGGGTTCACGGGGTGGCGGGACGCCGCCGAGCGGGCCCTCTACGGCCCGGACGGCTTCTTCGTCCGCGAGGCCCCGGGCGCACACTTCCGCACCTCCGTGCACGCCTCGCCGCAGTACGCGGCGGCCGTCGCGGAGCTCCTGCTGCGGGTGGACGCCGAGCTGGGCGGGCCCCCGGAACTCGCGCTGGTCGACGTCGGGGCGGGGCGGGGCGAACTGCTCACCGGCGTGCTGGCCGCGCTGCCGCCCGGGGTGGCGGACCGGGTGCGTCCCGTCGCCGTGGAGCGGGCGGCCCGTCCGGCGGAGCTGGACGCACGGGTGGAGTGGCGGTCCGGGCTTCCGGAGGGCCGGCTGACGGGCCTGGTGTTCGCCAACGAGTGGCTGGACAACGTGCCCTGCGAGGTCGTCGAGGCGGACGGCGAGGGGCGCTGGCGCCTGGTGGAGGTGCGGGCGGACGGGGTGGAGCGGCTGGGCCCGCCGGTCGCCGGGGCGGACGCGCGGTGGCTGGCCCGGTGGTGGCCCGGCCCGTCGGAGCCGGGCCACCGCGCCGAGGCGGGCGGTCCCCGGGACGCCGCGTGGCGGGCGGCCGTCGGGGTGCTGGAGCGGGGGCTGGCCGTCGCCGTGGACTACGGCCACCTGCGGGCGGACCGGCCGCCGTTCGGCACCCTGACCGGCTACCGCGAGGGCCGCCCGGTGCTCCCGGTGCCGGACGGGTCGTGCGACCTGACGGCGCACGTCGCGCTGGACGCCTGCGCCGGGCCCCGGGCCGCACTGCTGCCGCAGCGCACGGCGCTGACCCGGCTGGGGGTGCGCGGCGACCGGCCACCGCTCGCCTCGGCGACCACCGATCCGGCCGGGTACGTGCGGGCCCTGGTGCGGGCCGGGGAGGCGGCGGAGCTGCTCGACCCGGCCGGGCTGGGCGGGCACCTGTGGCTCGTCGAGCCGGTGGGCACGGGCGACGTGCTGCGCTGA
- a CDS encoding sensor histidine kinase produces MHRLYEFLRRHPMWVDGFWAVCLLMMSAVWLVAEAAAGDHGGALEEWQILAAIPVTLALAVVVWLRRRCPQQMLLLAALAGVAQLVTDVFAVPPDFAMLVIVFTVASGPVRWASRLALVGAFIAPTLAALRFFAGEGSSLSTIAGLVFLTVCFLLAWVLGDSLRTRRAYYVQLEERAARLEKEREAQAKVAVAAERARIARELHDVVAHNVSVMVVQADGGAYVLETAPEQTRQALETISGTGRQALAEMRRLLGVLRTSEDGEAGEYVPQPGVDQLTELVEQVRGTGLTVDFRVDGSPRPLPSGVELTAYRIVQEALTNTRKHGGPDVGATVRLTYGTDELSLLAEDDGRGSQAELYEEGGADGLGHGLIGMRERVGMVGGRLEAGPRPGGGFRIHARLPLAGRT; encoded by the coding sequence GTGCATCGGCTCTACGAGTTCCTCCGCAGACATCCCATGTGGGTGGACGGCTTCTGGGCCGTCTGCCTGCTCATGATGTCCGCCGTGTGGCTCGTCGCCGAGGCCGCCGCCGGGGACCACGGCGGCGCGCTCGAGGAGTGGCAGATCCTCGCCGCGATCCCCGTCACGTTGGCGCTCGCCGTCGTCGTCTGGCTGCGCCGTCGCTGCCCGCAGCAGATGCTGCTGCTCGCCGCCCTCGCGGGCGTGGCCCAGCTCGTCACCGACGTCTTCGCCGTGCCGCCGGACTTCGCGATGCTGGTGATCGTCTTCACCGTCGCCTCCGGGCCGGTGCGCTGGGCCTCCCGGCTGGCGCTCGTCGGGGCCTTCATCGCCCCCACCCTGGCCGCCCTCCGCTTCTTCGCCGGGGAGGGCAGCTCCCTCAGCACCATCGCCGGCCTGGTCTTCCTGACCGTCTGCTTCCTGCTGGCCTGGGTCCTGGGCGACTCGCTGCGGACCCGCCGCGCCTACTACGTGCAGCTGGAGGAGCGCGCCGCGCGGCTGGAGAAGGAGCGGGAGGCACAGGCCAAGGTCGCGGTGGCCGCCGAGCGGGCCCGCATCGCCCGCGAGCTGCACGACGTCGTCGCGCACAACGTGTCCGTCATGGTGGTGCAGGCCGACGGCGGCGCCTATGTCCTGGAGACCGCGCCCGAGCAGACCCGGCAGGCCCTGGAGACGATCTCCGGCACCGGGCGGCAGGCGCTCGCCGAGATGCGGCGGCTGCTGGGCGTCCTGCGCACCAGCGAGGACGGCGAGGCGGGCGAGTACGTGCCGCAGCCCGGCGTCGACCAGCTCACCGAGCTCGTCGAGCAGGTGCGCGGCACGGGCCTCACCGTGGACTTCCGCGTCGACGGCTCCCCCCGACCGCTGCCCAGCGGCGTCGAGCTGACGGCCTACCGCATCGTGCAGGAGGCGCTCACCAACACGCGCAAGCACGGTGGGCCCGACGTGGGGGCGACCGTCCGCCTCACCTACGGCACCGACGAGCTGAGCCTGCTGGCCGAGGACGACGGGCGCGGCTCCCAGGCGGAGCTGTACGAGGAGGGCGGCGCGGACGGCCTCGGGCACGGGCTGATCGGCATGCGCGAACGCGTCGGCATGGTCGGCGGCCGCCTGGAGGCCGGCCCCCGTCCCGGCGGCGGCTTCCGCATCCACGCCCGGCTGCCGCTGGCCGGGCGGACCTGA